In Kogia breviceps isolate mKogBre1 chromosome 19, mKogBre1 haplotype 1, whole genome shotgun sequence, a single genomic region encodes these proteins:
- the TSR1 gene encoding pre-rRNA-processing protein TSR1 homolog isoform X1, whose product MAAHRSGPLKQQNKAHKGGRHRGRGSAQRDGKGRLALKTLSKKVRKDLSKVDQRHRASQLRKQKKEAVLAEKRQLGSKDGPPHQVLVVPLHNRISLPEAFRLLQDRDTGTVHLNEWGSTHSFTLLCPRLKHRWFFTSARPGDLHAVLDMAKVADTILFLLDPLEGWDSTGDYCLSCLFAQGLPTYTLAVQGVLGLPLKKQTDVRKKLSKAVEKRFPDNKLLLLDTQQEAGMLLRQLANQKQRHLAFRDRHAYLFAHAADFVPSEENNLVGTLKISGYVRGQPLNVNSLLHIIGHGDFQMKQIDAPRDPFPLNPRVIKSPEDPGMAMEICATDAVADMEEDLKVLMKADPDRQESLQTEVIPDPMEGEQTWPTEEELSAANDLLKETSKVVKKVPKGTSSYQAEWILDEDGESGGEGDEYDDIEREDFMEEESQDEGSEKEEEEECETVTIGESVPDDLYDEKVDEEAEEKMLEKYKQERLEEMFPDEVDTPRDVAARIRFQKYRGLKSFRTSPWDPKENLPRDYARIFQFQNFINTRRRIFKEIEEKEAEGAEVGWYVTLHVSEVPVSVVEHFKRGAPLIAFSLLPHEQKMSVLNMVVSRHPGNTEPVKAKEELIFHCGFRRFRASPLFSQHTAADKHKFQRFLTADLALVVTVYAPITFPPASVLLFKQNSNGMHSLIATGHLLSVDPDRMVIKRAVLSGHPFKVFTKTAVVRYMFFNREDVLWFKPVELRTKWGRRGHIKEPLGTHGHMKCSFDGKLKSQDTVLMNLYKRVFPKWTYDPYVPEPVRWVKSEISSTVPEMDVE is encoded by the exons ATGGCGGCTCATCGCTCTGGCCCGCTTAAGCAGCAGAATAAAGCTCATAAAGGCGGGCGGCATCGGGGTCGGGGATCCGCGCAGCGGGACGGCAAGG GCCGTCTAGCACTGAAAACCCTGAGCAAGAAGGTGAGAAAAGATCTCAGCAAAGTGGACCAGAGGCATCGCGCCAGTCAGCTCCGAAAACAGAAGAAGGAGGCG GTTTTGGCAGAAAAGAGACAGCTCGGCAGCAAGGATGGCCCTCCTCATCAGGTACTGGTGGTTCCCCTGCACAACAGGATTTCCCTGCCAGAGGCCTTTCGACTGCTTCAGGATAGGGACACTGGAACAGTACACTTGAATGAATGGGGAAGCACCCATAGCTTTACGCTGTTATGCCCCCGCTTGAAACATCGGTGGTTTTTTACATCTGCAAGGCCAG GGGATCTGCATGCTGTGTTAGACATGGCTAAAGTGGCTGATACCATCCTTTTCCTCCTTGATCCACTAGAAGGCTGGGATAGCACTGGGGATTACTGCCTTTCCTGCCTCTTTGCTCAGGGCCTTCCCACCTATA CATTAGCTGTCCAGGGGGTTTTGGGCCTCCCACTGAAGAAACAAACAGATGTCAGGAAGAAGCTAAGTAAAGCAGTGGAGAAGCGCTTTCCTGATAACAAACTCCTGCTGTTAGACACTCAACAGGAGGCAGGGATGCTGCTCAGGCAGTTGGCTAACCAAAAGCAACGGCATCTTGCCTTTCGAGATCGGCACGCCTACCTGTTTGCTCATGCTGCTGACTTTGTGCCTAGTGAAGAGAATAACTTGGTGGGCACCTTGAAGATCTCAGGCTATGTTCGTGGGCAGCCTCTGAACGTAAATAGCTTGCTGCATATCATTGGACATGGTGATTTCCAGATGAAACAGATAGATGCCCCTAGGGACCCTTTCCCTTTAAATCCTAGAGTGATCAAATCCCCAGAGGACCCAGGCATGGCAATGGAG ATTTGTGCTACAGATGCTGTAGCTGATATGGAGGAAGATCTGAAGGTCCTAATGAAGGCAGACCCTGACAGACAAGAATCTTTGCAAACAGAGGTTATCCCAGATCCAATGGAGGGGGAACAGACCTGGCCCACGGAGGAGGAGCTGAGTGCAGCAAATG ACTTACTGAAGGAAACTTCCAAGGTAGTAAAGAAGGTTCCCAAAGGAACATCCAGTTATCAAGCCGAATGGATTTTGGATGAGGATGGCGAAAGTGGCGGGGAAGGAGATGAGTATGATGATATAGAACGTGAGGATTTTATGGAAGAGGAATCTCAG GATGAGGGTagtgaaaaggaagaagaggaggaatgtGAAACTGTGACTATAGGAGAGTCCGTGCCTGATGATCTGTATGATGAGAAGGTGGATGAAGAGGCTGAGGAAAAAATGCTGGAGAAATATAAACAAGAAAGACTGGAAGAGATGTTTCCAGATGAAGTAGATACCCCCCGTGACGTGGCTGCTAGAATTCG ATTTCAGAAATACAGAGGCCTCAAGAGCTTCCGGACATCTCCATGGGATCCTAAGGAAAACCTCCCTCGAGATTATGCTCGGATCTTTCAGTTTCAGAACTTTATTAATACTAGGAGACGCATCTTTAAAGAGATTGAAGAAAAAGAGGCTGAAGGAGCTGAG GTTGGCTGGTATGTCACACTTCATGTCTCTGAAGTCCCTGTCTCAGTGGTTGAGCACTTCAAGCGAGGTGCACCCTTGATTGCATTTTCTTTACTACCTCATGAACAGAAG ATGTCAGTACTTAATATGGTGGTGAGCCGGCACCCTGGCAACACTGAACCTGTGAAAGCTAAAGAGGAGCTGATCTTCCACTGTGGATTCAGGCGCTTCCGAGCCTCACCTTTATTCTCTCAGCACACTGCAG CGGACAAACATAAATTTCAGAGATTCCTGACTGCTGACTTGGCTCTGGTGGTGACAGTATATGCCCCTATCACTTTTCCTCCTGCATCTGTGCTGCTTTTCAAACAGAACAGCAATG GAATGCACAGCCTCATTGCCACAGGCCATCTATTGTCAGTGGATCCGGACAGAATGGTCATCAAGAGAGCTGTTCTGAGTGGTCATCCTTTCAAAGTTTTTACTAAGACGGCAGTGGTGCGTTACATGTTTTTCAACAGAG AGGATGTGCTGTGGTTTAAACCGGTGGAACTGAGAACAAAGTGGGGCCGTAGGGGACACATCAAGGAGCCTTTAG GTACTCACGGCCACATGAAGTGCAGTTTTGATGGGAAGCTAAAATCTCAGGacacagtactgatgaacctctATAAAAGGGTTTTCCCCAAATGGACTTATGATCCATATGTACCAGAACCAGTACGTTGGGTGAAAAGTGAGATTTCTTCAACAGTGCCTGAAATGGACGTGGAATAA
- the TSR1 gene encoding pre-rRNA-processing protein TSR1 homolog isoform X2, which produces MAKVADTILFLLDPLEGWDSTGDYCLSCLFAQGLPTYTLAVQGVLGLPLKKQTDVRKKLSKAVEKRFPDNKLLLLDTQQEAGMLLRQLANQKQRHLAFRDRHAYLFAHAADFVPSEENNLVGTLKISGYVRGQPLNVNSLLHIIGHGDFQMKQIDAPRDPFPLNPRVIKSPEDPGMAMEICATDAVADMEEDLKVLMKADPDRQESLQTEVIPDPMEGEQTWPTEEELSAANDLLKETSKVVKKVPKGTSSYQAEWILDEDGESGGEGDEYDDIEREDFMEEESQDEGSEKEEEEECETVTIGESVPDDLYDEKVDEEAEEKMLEKYKQERLEEMFPDEVDTPRDVAARIRFQKYRGLKSFRTSPWDPKENLPRDYARIFQFQNFINTRRRIFKEIEEKEAEGAEVGWYVTLHVSEVPVSVVEHFKRGAPLIAFSLLPHEQKMSVLNMVVSRHPGNTEPVKAKEELIFHCGFRRFRASPLFSQHTAADKHKFQRFLTADLALVVTVYAPITFPPASVLLFKQNSNGMHSLIATGHLLSVDPDRMVIKRAVLSGHPFKVFTKTAVVRYMFFNREDVLWFKPVELRTKWGRRGHIKEPLGTHGHMKCSFDGKLKSQDTVLMNLYKRVFPKWTYDPYVPEPVRWVKSEISSTVPEMDVE; this is translated from the exons ATGGCTAAAGTGGCTGATACCATCCTTTTCCTCCTTGATCCACTAGAAGGCTGGGATAGCACTGGGGATTACTGCCTTTCCTGCCTCTTTGCTCAGGGCCTTCCCACCTATA CATTAGCTGTCCAGGGGGTTTTGGGCCTCCCACTGAAGAAACAAACAGATGTCAGGAAGAAGCTAAGTAAAGCAGTGGAGAAGCGCTTTCCTGATAACAAACTCCTGCTGTTAGACACTCAACAGGAGGCAGGGATGCTGCTCAGGCAGTTGGCTAACCAAAAGCAACGGCATCTTGCCTTTCGAGATCGGCACGCCTACCTGTTTGCTCATGCTGCTGACTTTGTGCCTAGTGAAGAGAATAACTTGGTGGGCACCTTGAAGATCTCAGGCTATGTTCGTGGGCAGCCTCTGAACGTAAATAGCTTGCTGCATATCATTGGACATGGTGATTTCCAGATGAAACAGATAGATGCCCCTAGGGACCCTTTCCCTTTAAATCCTAGAGTGATCAAATCCCCAGAGGACCCAGGCATGGCAATGGAG ATTTGTGCTACAGATGCTGTAGCTGATATGGAGGAAGATCTGAAGGTCCTAATGAAGGCAGACCCTGACAGACAAGAATCTTTGCAAACAGAGGTTATCCCAGATCCAATGGAGGGGGAACAGACCTGGCCCACGGAGGAGGAGCTGAGTGCAGCAAATG ACTTACTGAAGGAAACTTCCAAGGTAGTAAAGAAGGTTCCCAAAGGAACATCCAGTTATCAAGCCGAATGGATTTTGGATGAGGATGGCGAAAGTGGCGGGGAAGGAGATGAGTATGATGATATAGAACGTGAGGATTTTATGGAAGAGGAATCTCAG GATGAGGGTagtgaaaaggaagaagaggaggaatgtGAAACTGTGACTATAGGAGAGTCCGTGCCTGATGATCTGTATGATGAGAAGGTGGATGAAGAGGCTGAGGAAAAAATGCTGGAGAAATATAAACAAGAAAGACTGGAAGAGATGTTTCCAGATGAAGTAGATACCCCCCGTGACGTGGCTGCTAGAATTCG ATTTCAGAAATACAGAGGCCTCAAGAGCTTCCGGACATCTCCATGGGATCCTAAGGAAAACCTCCCTCGAGATTATGCTCGGATCTTTCAGTTTCAGAACTTTATTAATACTAGGAGACGCATCTTTAAAGAGATTGAAGAAAAAGAGGCTGAAGGAGCTGAG GTTGGCTGGTATGTCACACTTCATGTCTCTGAAGTCCCTGTCTCAGTGGTTGAGCACTTCAAGCGAGGTGCACCCTTGATTGCATTTTCTTTACTACCTCATGAACAGAAG ATGTCAGTACTTAATATGGTGGTGAGCCGGCACCCTGGCAACACTGAACCTGTGAAAGCTAAAGAGGAGCTGATCTTCCACTGTGGATTCAGGCGCTTCCGAGCCTCACCTTTATTCTCTCAGCACACTGCAG CGGACAAACATAAATTTCAGAGATTCCTGACTGCTGACTTGGCTCTGGTGGTGACAGTATATGCCCCTATCACTTTTCCTCCTGCATCTGTGCTGCTTTTCAAACAGAACAGCAATG GAATGCACAGCCTCATTGCCACAGGCCATCTATTGTCAGTGGATCCGGACAGAATGGTCATCAAGAGAGCTGTTCTGAGTGGTCATCCTTTCAAAGTTTTTACTAAGACGGCAGTGGTGCGTTACATGTTTTTCAACAGAG AGGATGTGCTGTGGTTTAAACCGGTGGAACTGAGAACAAAGTGGGGCCGTAGGGGACACATCAAGGAGCCTTTAG GTACTCACGGCCACATGAAGTGCAGTTTTGATGGGAAGCTAAAATCTCAGGacacagtactgatgaacctctATAAAAGGGTTTTCCCCAAATGGACTTATGATCCATATGTACCAGAACCAGTACGTTGGGTGAAAAGTGAGATTTCTTCAACAGTGCCTGAAATGGACGTGGAATAA